The Yamadazyma tenuis chromosome 2, complete sequence sequence TTCCAAGTCAAGAACTCTTCCGGGTGATGGCAGGCGGGATCTAGTAGATGAGTCAGGAATAGGAGGAGATAACTTGAATTGGAAAGGTGGGGGGTTCTGGATTGGTTCTGAAGGTTCAGTTCCAGTCGCAGAGCCACTGACGTCCAAAGTATAATCTCCAAAGGAGTGACGGGGTTTACGAATGGTGCTTGGGCCTATAACGGACTCTGTATCTTCATGTAGGCCAGAAGTGAAAGAAGACCTGGACCTGCCAATGTCTTTACTAATATCCAATTTGTGTTTAATCACAGAGCTTTTACTATCCGAGCTTGATGTATGATGTCTTAAGAGCGACCCATGACTGAcacttgaaaattttcttcttatGACGGACCCTACTGTTTCTGTAGATTCTGAGGGCCCCACCAAATTTGACCGCGTCTGGGCCTGGCTTGAATAGGAATAGCGGGCAGGTCTAGGGCGAGGAAGTTCGAACTCAGACTCTGTATCCGAGTAAGCGTAGCTATATGCCTCTCTGTCTGAATCGTAGTCCATGACACCAATGTCATCATCTTGATGATAGTTGGGTTTGCTTCTTCTGACCCCGGAGAACGGTCCGTAATATTTGTAGAAAATGTCTCCTAAACGTTCAAATCCAACCATGAATTCTACcatttctctttcttcaatcaattcTTTACCG is a genomic window containing:
- the DLT1 gene encoding Defect at low temperature protein 1 (COG:S; EggNog:ENOG503P0AF), with the translated sequence MNDIPSKSVYVLGKNDLPRPLYTVLEQKLRECQEIKVKAGPLANKNQVINHPGLSPPSYINSNGKLPPNLMYDDIVRSFGDRLNFHDGFKSSLKLPKSFTVGQILIFMAQNLVEKHYVNPSEFGDINRVVRLYEQFRFGKELIEEREMVEFMVGFERLGDIFYKYYGPFSGVRRSKPNYHQDDDIGVMDYDSDREAYSYAYSDTESEFELPRPRPARYSYSSQAQTRSNLVGPSESTETVGSVIRRKFSSVSHGSLLRHHTSSSDSKSSVIKHKLDISKDIGRSRSSFTSGLHEDTESVIGPSTIRKPRHSFGDYTLDVSGSATGTEPSEPIQNPPPFQFKLSPPIPDSSTRSRSPSPGRVLDLEFHRSRSPKRSRSPRRKIKLSLSSSSDDDDIDNDEE